The Acinonyx jubatus isolate Ajub_Pintada_27869175 chromosome D2, VMU_Ajub_asm_v1.0, whole genome shotgun sequence genome contains a region encoding:
- the LOC113600171 gene encoding 40S ribosomal protein S27-like, producing the protein QLAHKNKPFVKDLLYPFPEEKRKGKKKRLVRGPNSYFMDMRYPGCYKITTIFNHTQTVALSVSCSTVLCQPTGRKARLTEGCSFRQQRQ; encoded by the coding sequence CAACTTGCCCACAAGAACAAGCCCTTTGTGAAGGACCTCCTGTACCCATTcccagaagagaagaggaagggcaaAAAGAAGCGCCTGGTGCGGGGCCCCAACTCCTACTTCATGGATATGAGGTACCCTGGGTGCTACAAAATCACCACCATCTTCAACCACACACAAACAGTGGCGTTGTCTGTGAGCTGCTCCACCGTCCTGTGCCAGCCAACAGGAAGAAAAGCAAGGCTTACAGAAGGATGCTCCTTCAGACAGCAACGGCAGTAA